In Aureibaculum algae, the following are encoded in one genomic region:
- a CDS encoding O-antigen ligase family protein: MKDILDQNKSSIGLMLLLFLVAFSLPFSFAFNSISLAALFLYSFIYFKKDYFLTYISNKKVYLFYLLFFIVQSISIYYSNNKELAIKVVTSNILFLIVPITFVNLKNKINEIEIKIAYSGLLIAVLLNLINSYFNIIRKSIFESMDWSNVIRENFIRNSIYEIHVPYLALLVVFLIICSYKIKIPFRKRSNIIIRYSLMAILILSLFLLSGIMAILILILFFIVQFLCSENSKKTKLFGSILVIIGIISSFLLLKHLDDQKRIRGSENIVYRAQKIISKKDPVREVNWKSVVKVISSNVIWGVGADGGIELLQKERPIMSESYINKHNAHNDYLEIVLRYGIVGICIYLIILGSLIKTAFTSNNYYFRWFLIVFMISSLTESYLQRQVGLVFFVFFSLLFYTQSTYRKIDEIS, translated from the coding sequence ATGAAGGATATTTTAGATCAAAATAAAAGTAGCATAGGATTAATGTTGTTACTTTTTTTAGTTGCATTTAGTTTGCCATTTTCTTTTGCTTTTAATAGCATTTCATTGGCCGCTCTATTCTTATACTCTTTTATTTATTTTAAAAAGGATTATTTTTTAACGTACATCAGTAATAAAAAAGTTTATCTTTTTTACTTGCTTTTTTTTATAGTACAGTCTATTTCAATTTACTATTCAAATAATAAGGAGTTAGCAATAAAGGTAGTTACAAGTAATATCCTATTTCTTATAGTACCCATTACTTTTGTTAATCTAAAAAATAAAATCAACGAAATTGAAATAAAAATTGCCTATTCAGGTCTTCTTATTGCCGTACTATTGAACTTAATTAATTCTTATTTTAATATTATTAGAAAATCAATATTTGAAAGTATGGATTGGAGTAATGTTATTAGAGAAAATTTTATAAGAAACAGTATTTATGAAATCCATGTACCATATTTGGCTTTATTAGTTGTTTTTCTAATAATATGCAGCTATAAAATAAAAATTCCCTTTAGAAAAAGAAGTAACATTATTATAAGATATTCACTAATGGCTATTTTAATTTTATCTTTGTTTTTGTTATCTGGCATTATGGCTATTTTAATTTTAATTTTATTTTTTATAGTTCAATTTTTATGCAGTGAAAATTCAAAAAAGACTAAATTATTTGGTTCTATTCTAGTGATTATAGGGATAATTTCTTCTTTTCTTTTATTGAAACATCTTGATGATCAGAAGCGAATTAGAGGTTCTGAAAATATAGTTTATCGAGCACAAAAAATTATTTCAAAAAAAGATCCAGTTAGAGAAGTAAATTGGAAAAGTGTTGTTAAGGTAATTTCATCCAATGTCATTTGGGGTGTGGGAGCCGATGGCGGTATCGAATTATTACAAAAAGAAAGACCAATAATGAGTGAGTCATATATTAATAAACATAACGCACATAATGATTACTTAGAGATAGTATTGAGATATGGTATTGTTGGTATTTGTATCTATTTAATAATATTAGGAAGCCTTATTAAAACTGCATTTACGTCAAATAATTATTATTTTAGGTGGTTTTTAATTGTTTTTATGATTTCAAGTTTAACAGAATCGTACTTACAAAGACAAGTTGGGTTAGTCTTTTTTGTCTTCTTTTCTTTGCTTTTTTATACCCAAAGTACATACAGAAAAATTGATGAAATCAGCTAA
- a CDS encoding glycosyltransferase family 2 protein, producing the protein MKLSIIISTLNRIKEPLLMLDSLTNQSFKDFEVLLIDQNEEAILDENLRKYFELLSLKHIKSDIKGASNARNIGIKQAKGELLSFPDDDCEFNITFLEDIYTYFKNNSFDGIVTTSKDRFDGKAISILMSSKSQPIQRKNILKTVVEFGIIVRKNKIKNVLFDPDMGVGSPNSPYWSDEGPDFILRLIKEGLSFNYCPQFYIFHPNPVKKYNLKTTIRSYQYGKGRGYFLKKHNFGKRAILYYLFIYIIGMLKGLVFFNRFMFLYFKEGFKGRYEGYFRSK; encoded by the coding sequence ATGAAATTATCAATCATAATCTCTACTTTAAATAGAATAAAAGAACCTTTATTAATGTTAGATTCTCTAACAAATCAATCATTTAAAGATTTTGAGGTTTTATTAATTGATCAAAATGAAGAAGCTATTTTAGATGAAAACCTTAGGAAGTATTTTGAGTTATTATCTTTAAAACATATTAAATCTGATATTAAAGGTGCTTCTAACGCCAGAAATATAGGTATTAAACAAGCCAAAGGAGAATTATTATCATTTCCAGATGATGATTGTGAATTTAATATTACTTTTTTGGAAGATATTTATACCTATTTTAAAAATAATAGTTTTGATGGAATTGTCACTACTTCAAAAGACCGATTTGATGGAAAGGCTATTTCAATATTGATGTCTTCAAAATCTCAACCTATTCAAAGAAAAAACATTCTAAAAACAGTTGTGGAATTTGGAATTATCGTTAGAAAAAATAAAATAAAAAATGTTTTATTTGACCCTGACATGGGAGTTGGCTCTCCAAATTCACCGTATTGGTCAGATGAAGGGCCTGATTTTATTTTGAGATTAATTAAAGAAGGTCTATCGTTTAATTATTGTCCACAATTTTATATATTTCACCCTAACCCTGTAAAAAAATACAATCTGAAAACAACTATTAGAAGTTATCAGTATGGAAAAGGAAGAGGGTATTTCTTGAAAAAGCACAATTTTGGCAAAAGGGCAATTTTATATTATTTATTTATCTATATTATTGGAATGCTAAAAGGCTTAGTTTTTTTTAACAGGTTCATGTTTTTATACTTTAAAGAAGGTTTTAAAGGACGCTATGAAGGATATTTTAGATCAAAATAA
- a CDS encoding glycosyltransferase family 2 protein produces the protein MNIKPLISIITASYNNEGTIKDTINSILNQTYTNFEYVIVDGNSKDKTLDLIEAYKDKFNDRKIRYKYLSEPDDGIYCAWNKALKMIHGDWIVFIGADDYFKNNMVFEEMIPYLNQSIEQNYKYVYGKIEHVTFNNQLVEIAGKPWPLQKSRFTYTMNIGHSGCFHHKDLFKQHGTFNESFKIAGDYEFLLRELKDPNNNAFFVDTSLIVMREGGVSGSLNNRLTIVKENHKARKLNGILTFSRELFLWEIRVRGLIIISSIFGDNFAKRMADYYRKIFLGKKKRWSI, from the coding sequence ATGAATATCAAACCTCTAATTTCTATAATTACGGCATCTTATAATAATGAGGGTACAATAAAAGATACTATCAATTCCATTTTAAATCAAACTTATACTAATTTTGAATATGTCATAGTTGATGGAAATTCAAAAGATAAAACATTAGATTTAATTGAAGCTTATAAAGATAAATTTAATGACAGAAAAATAAGATATAAATACCTGAGCGAACCTGACGATGGTATTTACTGTGCCTGGAATAAAGCACTCAAAATGATTCATGGCGATTGGATCGTTTTTATTGGAGCAGATGATTATTTCAAAAATAATATGGTTTTTGAAGAAATGATTCCATATTTAAATCAATCAATAGAGCAAAATTATAAATATGTTTACGGTAAAATTGAACATGTAACATTTAATAATCAATTAGTAGAAATTGCTGGAAAACCATGGCCTTTGCAAAAAAGTAGATTTACTTATACTATGAATATTGGCCATAGCGGATGTTTTCATCATAAAGATTTATTTAAACAACACGGAACCTTTAATGAGTCTTTTAAAATTGCTGGAGACTACGAATTTCTATTGAGGGAACTAAAAGACCCAAACAATAACGCATTCTTTGTTGACACATCACTTATAGTGATGAGAGAAGGAGGAGTCAGCGGAAGTCTAAATAATAGGTTAACGATTGTTAAAGAGAACCATAAGGCAAGAAAATTAAATGGTATTTTAACATTTTCTAGAGAATTGTTTTTGTGGGAAATTAGAGTGAGAGGACTTATCATAATAAGTTCAATTTTTGGAGATAATTTTGCTAAGAGAATGGCAGATTATTACAGAAAAATATTTTTAGGAAAAAAAAAGCGATGGAGCATTTGA
- a CDS encoding lipopolysaccharide biosynthesis protein, giving the protein MDEKNSILKKNITYIFFFKLISVLFVYLSVPLLIEALGVDYYGIWITVYSIFGWIYLLDLGLNNGLKNKLTIAFLKKENEVNEYITTSYISLAFIAIVFFLISSLLIYFINLGNLLNIPLEEWYIKTLFFITLISFAIIFILSIYKQFFYALQKSSIVELSMMFYNGLVLLLLYLFFHYSKSSLITTSIIYGASNILICIIFTYIFFKNKNEYTFSIKNFKFQKIKELSRISVGFFIIQICVLIILSTDNLLVIILLGPTEVTSYNNAFKLFQLFLIVSTIIHAPLWALYTDAYHKKDFKWIKKMMLKLNVLFIFLILFVALTIYLGPEILAIWINEDIFYDPKLLLFMGLFVIVRIFGEIYITFLNGIGKIKIQLIVSISAAIINIPLSIIFVKYFDLGNSGIILATVISISIYAVAMPIQVFSILSKKNR; this is encoded by the coding sequence TTGGATGAAAAAAACAGCATCTTAAAAAAAAATATTACTTATATTTTTTTCTTTAAATTAATTTCGGTTCTTTTTGTTTACCTATCTGTTCCTTTATTAATAGAAGCTTTAGGCGTTGATTACTATGGAATATGGATTACAGTATATTCAATATTTGGATGGATTTACTTATTAGACTTGGGATTAAATAATGGTTTAAAAAATAAATTAACAATTGCTTTCCTAAAAAAAGAAAATGAAGTTAATGAATATATTACTACCTCATATATATCTTTAGCCTTTATTGCAATTGTGTTTTTTTTAATTTCAAGTTTATTGATTTATTTTATAAATCTGGGTAATCTTTTAAACATTCCTCTTGAAGAATGGTATATAAAAACACTATTTTTTATTACTTTAATATCATTTGCAATTATATTTATTCTAAGCATCTATAAGCAGTTTTTCTATGCATTGCAAAAATCTTCCATTGTGGAACTTTCAATGATGTTTTATAACGGATTAGTTTTATTATTACTTTATTTATTTTTCCATTATTCTAAATCTTCATTAATTACAACCTCAATTATTTACGGTGCATCTAATATTTTAATTTGCATTATTTTCACTTATATATTCTTTAAAAATAAAAATGAATATACTTTTTCAATTAAAAATTTTAAATTTCAAAAAATTAAAGAGCTTAGCAGGATTAGTGTAGGTTTTTTTATTATCCAAATTTGTGTTTTAATTATTCTTTCCACTGACAATTTATTGGTAATTATTCTGTTAGGACCAACAGAAGTAACTTCTTATAACAATGCTTTTAAACTGTTTCAGCTATTTTTAATTGTTAGCACTATCATTCACGCTCCTTTATGGGCTTTGTACACAGACGCTTATCATAAAAAAGACTTTAAATGGATTAAAAAAATGATGCTTAAGTTAAATGTTTTGTTCATATTTTTAATTTTATTTGTTGCATTAACAATATATCTCGGACCTGAAATACTAGCAATTTGGATTAATGAAGACATCTTTTATGATCCAAAATTATTACTTTTTATGGGTTTGTTCGTTATTGTCAGAATTTTCGGCGAAATTTATATTACTTTTCTAAATGGTATTGGAAAGATTAAAATTCAATTAATTGTATCTATTTCCGCCGCTATTATTAATATACCATTATCAATCATTTTTGTAAAATATTTTGATTTGGGTAATAGTGGGATCATACTTGCGACAGTTATCAGTATTTCCATTTATGCAGTTGCAATGCCTATTCAAGTGTTTTCAATTTTAAGTAAAAAAAACAGATAG
- a CDS encoding FkbM family methyltransferase encodes MIILNTFFKFLFSVAGMNAGFSVSKNELISFIKDLKPQKTNFELIRLGPEGDGGYLVPDDLENIDACFSPGVDLISDFEQECYNKGMQIYLADKSVDRPNLEISQDNYHFLKKFIGPINNDDYITMDSWVNSVNTNANSDLLLQMDIEGHEYSSILGMSNELMNRFRIIVIEFHELNKLWNKEFFRIAQAVFTKLLDTHVCVHIHPNNQYGIDTLKGIGIPRIAEFTFLRKDRITILSDAIEIPNKLDFDNTNNKSIVLPNIWYK; translated from the coding sequence ATGATAATATTAAATACTTTTTTTAAATTTCTATTTAGTGTTGCAGGAATGAATGCAGGTTTTTCTGTTAGTAAAAATGAATTAATTTCTTTCATTAAAGATTTAAAACCACAAAAAACAAATTTTGAACTCATTAGACTGGGACCTGAAGGTGATGGTGGATATTTAGTACCCGATGATTTAGAAAATATAGATGCTTGCTTTTCTCCAGGAGTTGATTTAATAAGTGACTTTGAACAAGAGTGTTATAATAAAGGGATGCAAATTTATTTAGCTGATAAGTCAGTAGATAGACCTAATTTAGAAATTTCTCAAGATAATTATCATTTTCTGAAAAAATTTATTGGTCCAATCAATAATGATGACTATATAACAATGGACAGCTGGGTTAATTCTGTAAATACAAATGCTAACTCTGATTTACTATTACAAATGGATATTGAGGGTCACGAATATTCTTCTATACTGGGCATGTCTAACGAATTAATGAATAGGTTTAGAATTATTGTTATAGAATTTCATGAATTAAATAAACTATGGAACAAAGAGTTCTTTAGGATAGCCCAAGCCGTTTTTACAAAGCTCTTAGATACACATGTTTGTGTACATATACATCCGAACAATCAATACGGTATAGACACTCTAAAAGGTATAGGAATACCTAGAATTGCCGAATTTACTTTTCTAAGAAAAGATCGTATAACCATTCTCAGTGATGCTATTGAAATCCCAAACAAACTGGATTTTGATAATACAAATAATAAGAGCATCGTATTACCTAATATTTGGTACAAATAA